CTTAAAGCGATACTCATACCACCAGAAGCTGAACCGGTAATACCTGCTAAAACGGTTGTAGTCACCGCCCCATTTACTAAAGGATTTGTGAAGGTACTGCTCATTGCATGACTAATCATGGCAAAGCCCGGTAATGACGCAATAATTGCACCGAAACCATACTCAGAGGCCGTATTCATTACTGCTAAAAGTGAGCCACCAATACTGGCATTAATACCCTCTTTAAAATTCGTCACTACACGTTGGTAATCAAACAAAATTGCAGTAATAATCCCGACAATCAGCGCAAGACCAACTGCCCAGATCACACCAGTTTTTGCAACATCTACAGTGTAATCAGCTAAACCGACAGTGGCAAAATCAAAGCCATTTGGATACCACTCTTTAATTGCTTTAGACAAATATTTGTTCATTACCGCAACAAGAATAAGAGGTACAAATGCTAAAAACTGACGAGCTGTACTTCCATTATTTTGCAGAGTCATTTCGGCTTCAATTTCTTGAGATGGTGTATTGTCTGCCCCAAACCCAGAGAACCCTTCTCCAGCTTTTGCAGCAGCACGGCGACGCCATTCTAAGTAGCTTAAACCCATGCATAAAACAAAAATAGCACCAATAATTCCTAAGAAAGGTGCGGCATAAATATTGGTACCAAAGAAAGTGGTTGGAATTACGTTTTGGATTTGTGGCGTACCTGGCAATGCATCCATAGTGAATGTAAATGCACCAAGCGCGATAGTTCCCGGAATTAAACGTTTTGGAATATTGGCTTGTCTAAATAGCTGGTTTGCAAAAGGATAAATGGCAAATACCGCAACAAATAAACTTACACCACTGTAGGTTAAAATCGCACCTAAAAGTACAACGGTTAAAATTGCCTTTTTCGCCCCAATCCATCTTACAATGGTTCTAGCGATAGACTCAGCAATTCCTGACATTTCAACGACTTTACCGAAAATTGCCCCGAGCAAAAACACAAGGAAGTAATCTTTAATAAAGTTCACCATTTTGGGCATAAAGACACCCGAATAAAATGGTAAAACATTAGCTGGGTTAATGAGTAAAACTGCAAGTAAGGCACAAATTGGTGCCATAAGAATGACTGAAAAGCCCTTGTAAGCTGTATACATCAACAGCCCAAGCGAAAGTAGAATTACAAATAATTCCCACATATATTCCTTCTCCCTAAAGAATAAATATTAGGTTCAATAAAATTACCAAAAGATATTTAGGTTATCCCAAACCTAAAATGATAAAAATCACAGTATCTATGAGTGGTAATAGGTAAATGAGCTTAAAAATAAAATATCACTAAAATATTTAAAAACAATGTAATTTATTTAAATTTTAAAATAACAATAAAATACAATGGCTTATATTTCTTAAATGGTAAAAACACAACTATTTAAAAATCATTACTTTTT
This genomic stretch from Acinetobacter oleivorans DR1 harbors:
- a CDS encoding GntP family permease, whose amino-acid sequence is MWELFVILLSLGLLMYTAYKGFSVILMAPICALLAVLLINPANVLPFYSGVFMPKMVNFIKDYFLVFLLGAIFGKVVEMSGIAESIARTIVRWIGAKKAILTVVLLGAILTYSGVSLFVAVFAIYPFANQLFRQANIPKRLIPGTIALGAFTFTMDALPGTPQIQNVIPTTFFGTNIYAAPFLGIIGAIFVLCMGLSYLEWRRRAAAKAGEGFSGFGADNTPSQEIEAEMTLQNNGSTARQFLAFVPLILVAVMNKYLSKAIKEWYPNGFDFATVGLADYTVDVAKTGVIWAVGLALIVGIITAILFDYQRVVTNFKEGINASIGGSLLAVMNTASEYGFGAIIASLPGFAMISHAMSSTFTNPLVNGAVTTTVLAGITGSASGGMSIALSAMAEHYNAAILAAGIPPEVMHRVVAMASGGMDTLPHNGAVITLLAVTGLTHKQSYKDIFAVTVIKTLAVFVVITVFTVTSIV